One Arthrobacter sp. B3I4 genomic window, TGGACATCATCGAGATCCTGCGCGGCGAAGGCTACGACGTCGTCGGCGAAGCGGACAACGGCGAGAAGGCGGTGCAGCTCGCGGAGGAGCTGAAGCCGGACCTGGTTCTGATGGACGTGAAGATGCCCGTCATGGACGGCATCTCCGCCGCCGAGAAAATCGTCAAGGCCCGCATCGCCCCGGTGGTGCTGCTGACCGCTTTCAGCCAGAAAGAGCTCGTCGAGCGCGCCCGCGACGCCGGCGCCATGGCGTACGTCGTCAAGCCGTTCACGCCGGCCGACCTGATCCCCGCCCTGGAGATCGCCCTGTCCCGCCACGAGGAAATCAAAGCCCTCGAAAGCGAGGTCAGCGACCTGCAGGAGCAGTTCGCCACGCGAAAGCTGGTGGAGCGCGCCA contains:
- a CDS encoding ANTAR domain-containing response regulator, yielding MSEQTESTQTSQPARRVVVAEDETLIRLDIIEILRGEGYDVVGEADNGEKAVQLAEELKPDLVLMDVKMPVMDGISAAEKIVKARIAPVVLLTAFSQKELVERARDAGAMAYVVKPFTPADLIPALEIALSRHEEIKALESEVSDLQEQFATRKLVERAKSLLTTKMGLTEPEAFRWIQKTSMDRRLSMREVAETIINQVN